Genomic window (Daucus carota subsp. sativus chromosome 5, DH1 v3.0, whole genome shotgun sequence):
TCGTCAACAGAAAAGATAATTGGTGCAACAGTTCAGTAACGCATGATAGCACTGTAAATCACTGCAATACTAATGTACCTCTAGTAAAATAAGATTATTTCTGATTTGTtgagaaaaaataaaacagaTTTAAACCAACTCACAAGGTGAGAAAATACTAGATAACTAGACTGAGACTACTGGGCGATTAACAGAAGACACATTGTACAtaactaaaatacatatatcttaGTATAGCCAGATATGAACTATGGAGATTTGGTTATAATACTGAATAATTTACAACACAATTACATGAATGATGAATCCATCTCCACTCTACAACTATTATTCTACTAATACTTGGAACCTAAATGCTCATTTAACTTTGAATACCCCTGGCAATTCCGTGCCTTCAGTATAGAAATTTTGTGggatgaattaataaataaaaatatacaatattcaatataatatattattacgaGGCGTTTACATAGATAAATTGTTCTGCCATTAAGGTCTGAGGAGCATGTGTCATGTAACTtgtgcatgtgtgtgtgtgagtgagAGAGAGAAAGGGCCTGGGAGGGGGGAAGGACTACCCCTAGGAGACCTCTGAGAGCAGCCTGCAGCTCAGTCTTAACCAAGAGGCATGCATCAATATTATCACCTCTTGCGTTAATGGCTTCCCATACCCTTTCAGCTATTCCTGGACCCAAATGAGGTTTAACAGTTTTGACCCACTCACCATGATTATTATTGAATTCGTACCTACGGTTCAGAAGGCAAGGCGACAATGAAGAAACCAGAAAAATAATAGAAGAGAGAATTGTatcaagatatatataaaagacaAATCATCTGCACCTTTGAAGTAACCTCATGGCATTTGATAAAGCCACTAAAGGCTCTATGTTAAATTCTTGGCTTTGTATATCTTTGCGCATGAAATTCTTAAGACTTGGAACATTGTGCTCAACATTGTCCCCCAGGTTTACATAACTTAATGTATTATCTGCAGCAACACAATGTAAAATGATCGCATATTTGATACgaactataaataaatagatatcTTTCTATCTGCATTCACCATTATTTCAAAATGATGAGTTGACAATTTATAAGTAAATGAAGGCACAACTGTTGAATAATTGTTACCTCCATATATCTGTTTCACTGCTTCCACAAGAACATTTTTTATTCGAGCACTAGGGATGCTAAGAAGCTTGAAACAATCTTCAGCTATGATAATTTTGGATGGTCTCACAAGACCATTGTCAGGAAGTTGCAATAATATACTTCCAACTCGACTCAATATCACAGGATCCCTTGCAAACCATCCTGTCAAAGAATAGTTGTCCCAAATGACTTTAAGAAGTTCAAAAATGGTACCTAATCATTCTAATCAATTTAGGAAATGTACAGTTTCCCTAAAACAAATTTCAGTTTCCTTAAATTTTACTTTAAAGTTGTTAATATTAAGTATGTAGAGTAACAACTCAGCGAAAGAAAAGTATGCAGAATAAGAGTCTACTACACAAACATAGCAACTGATACGAATTGCTTGTAAAACTAAATACCGCAGGACATTACATCATCtttgaattatatatgattttaggTCCTATGGCTATAAAATACTGCcgcaaacaaaaattaaatttaggtCATATCTGTGTATAAAATTTCTCACCCGCAGTGTCAAAACTCTGGGCCATTGGAACTAGACCAGCAGTTGAAACAGCTCCATGAGAAGGTCGAAAGCCGAAAATTCCACAATATGAAGCAGGAACTCTAATGCTTCCTCCAGTGTCAGTTCCTGCAGAGGATGGCCTTTTGGCTTCAGTCAATTAGCTTACTACAGAAGTACAGAACTAAAATACTCTCGAGTAAGGAATGTTTTACCCAAGGAAAAATCAACAAGGGATGCTCCAACTCCAACAGCAGATCCACTAGAAGATCCTCCAGGTACTCTATCTGGTGCACAGGGATTTGTGGGTGTGCCATAATGTACATTTTCTCCATTTATGCTATACACAGATTAAATGCGTTATTATATATACAGATCATTCTTCAAATTTTTAAGATGAAACAGTACAGAAGATATATCTTAGGCGTAAAGAATTATAACATGGATCAAAAGCTTTTGTGGAgctttaaaaaaagaagaagaaacaatGCATATCATTAATCATACATAGCACAACATAAAAATTAAGAATTGCAAAGGTAAAAAGTAGTTGACAGAGATTAGTGTCTAAGACTCTAAATCAAAAGCACCAGTCATAAGTCAAAATAGAAGTCAGCATTACGAagaaacaaatctataaattattaaGAACCCCAAATGCCAAAAATGTTCTGGATTCTTCCATTTAACTGCCTCATAGTAAACAGCCTGGGCTCCTGTAGTATAATTACTTATCAAAGAGTTCAACCAAAGGGCAAATTTTCAGATACATCGAGACCATACACTACATTATAACAAGTAAGCTTAGGGCATACATGCCCACAAACACAGTGTGTGTTTTACTTTGATACCAGCTTTGTGCATAATTAAATTTCAGTGCTATTACAGGGCCACAGGCAACATCATATAAGTTGCGCATATAGATGTGTTGCACACAGAAAAGTCAGTGATGAGTATAAGTTCAGTGCCATCTAATGTAGTGTTAAACTGTCAAAATGGACAACAGCACCTACAAAAATTAAGTTGAATTCGACTTAAAACTATAGCTAAGTTCTAGGGAAGATGGAATTGCTGGCTGTTTCATGTATTGCAATCGACATTGAAAAATAGTTCTCCCTATATGACTAAATAGTAAGGACGTAGATAATTTTCATTTAATGATGATAATGCAAACTGTTTCACAAGCATTATTCAGTGTGTTTTTTTGTGTTAGGTAGTATATTGTAGCACACATTATTTGAATTTGAAGTACATCAACATAACATGTATATAAACATACTTATATGTGAAAGGCAGATGTTTAAGTTTATCAAACCTGTATGCCATTTCATCCATCACAGTTTTACCCACACATGTTGCACCAGCCCTTAAGACAGCCAAAACAGCTGGTGCTGTCGCTAGAGCAGGTGAATGAGTTTGAGCCCAATCGGGGTTTCCGAATCCAGTCACATGTCCATCCATATCAAATCTGATTTTAATgttctaaatatataaatatgaggTAAAAAGCAGAACCTAATAATTCTAATTTATTATGGCCTATATGCTTCAAATTCTCTCTACAATAGCAATAAGCACCGGTCAAAGCATGAAACACAGTGGCTGTGAAAAGGGGTCAATTATAGTGTAACAATCTTCACTGATTCAGACTGTTGATATTGAAGAGATGGCAAATATTGTTAACAGCCTGCACTTTTTTTGGACTAAGTAATACGGAGGCAGGGAATAATTATTGTGTGACATATTTCGGACTGTTAAGACAGAAGCAAAACCCACAAATTTACCCAACATACATGGGaactaaataaaattaatagaatttttttaacaGAACAGATGTAGTCCAAATTCCAATCATATATAACACTAAACTCAAAACAAAGTAAAAGACGAAATAACCAGACACTCAGAGAGCTCTTCGAAAAATTCAATCAGTCTTAACCGACATGGAAAAACAGATAAACAGTTTAGACCATATACTTTCAAGAATATTAAGTAGAGAATATAGCCACAATTTAAGCAAAACACTTTGAAACTTCATACAATAAACAAACCCCAACAGtgtaatcaatattttattccaagAGTCCTAAATGGTCACATTCAGTTTGTAGACAATTCCTTGAATCATCATCTTCCCAATGTACAAATTGAGTATTCGTAAAAATCGGGCTATACAAATTAAGTTTTAGAAATTTTGATCAAATTTGTGGATAGGCATTAGAGAAATTTTGGGTATCTTAGTTCGTGCATGCAACTTTTGGTTTCAAAACCATAGAATAGGTGGTTTTTCATCTGAGTTGTGCTGAGCAATGAATTATGATAATACCTACAACATTTTCAATCTAGTAAAGTTATTTGTATTAAATTTTCATTGTGCAAAAGGGTAAGCAAATCCTGCACTCTTGAATTTCACAACAATTTGTGTGTATCAGTCTATAATATATTGTGAGTAGTGTTTGTGTGTGCTAAGTGAAGAAATTATGAGATAGAAACAGAGAATTACTATATAAAAAGAATGTACATGGCATAATATGAAAGAAATGAGGAACTAGTAAAGGGTTGACTTGCATATCTTTGACAGCAAAAGTGAGGCCATCCAAGAGACGCTGTTGAGAAGAAGGGGTGGGTTGTACTGTAAATCTCTCCATAAAAGCTCCATAATCTTtatctctctccatctctctctctcttgtgGTTGCAGATAAGGTTTTGTTATCATTATGTAGTTGATAGATAAGATCATAAGAAGAAGACGACATGGAGTCTGCAATTCATCTGGACTCGACGGGACTGGTCCGGTCCAAACATTGGTTGATGGACCCCACAACTAATTTCAACTGTTTGCGGGCAGCTtcataagagcaactccaatgcacccACTCCTTACCTATTTTTAGTCTACATGGACAAGATTTGAAGATTGAGAACAAAAAACACAACTTCAACCCAACTCCCTATCCCTCATTtattttaggtgagagaaagttcaaccccttatttgagggatgaaaaagcaaacccTATGTTCTTCATGTCATCATCAGCTCATATATCTTCTTGTTTTTCTGTTGTTCACAACTGCAACCTCTCTCTATTTCAGTTGCATatgtgaatttgaaatataggAGATCAATATAAGGAATACCATTGGAGCAAAATAACTTTTTGGTCCcctatattttaggtaatcattattatataatattttaggggttgaaaatagggaattgcattgggcttgctctaatattttcatgaaaaaatGTTTGGTACACgtgattatatataaaattttgtatataatgaCATGAGTTAGATTTTAATACTCTTTCGTACTCTTTCGGTACTCTTTTTCCATACTCTTTTTGTACTTTTTCGTTACCGACTccagttttatttttatcaattgaaTCGGTCAAATACAAACGAATCTgtaaatagaaattaaaaaatcatgtaCAATTTAGTGATGCCCGTGATTTTGAGAATTTTTCTTGTTAAACCAACTTAAAATGTCTATAAATACAACACCACATCTTCATCTATACACTACTTATTCTATCTGAATTAGATGATCCTTTGAGAAAATTTTTTATCCCTTTCTCAAAATGTATCCCAAAATAGTCGAGTCTTTTGATGCACTTTATCAACAATCTTCGATATTTACCTTTTTTTATTTAGCATTTTCAATATATGGACTATCTACTCAACACCACTTCATCAGCCGTCATCCCACCACCTCGTAAGTTTTCATCACTACCTCCAACACCATCCACCACGAATTCTCGTCACCCACCATATGAGCAAGTACCACCCTACCCAtcattcaaaattttatcaaccCCCAGCTCCAAACAATCGTCATCAATTAAAGCAACACCACCACACCCAAGCACTCATCATCAACAAAAAGAAGTATCGAAGAATTTGTAAAGTAACAAGAAGAAGTTATAACAACACAGCAGCATCAAGTTGGGTGAATTGGGTtcgaattatatattatatattataataaagagTATTGTGATGGTATATATAACTTTCAATTGGAAAAGAGATATTATAATACCAATATGTAAAAATTAtgatgtttatattattttttttaaaaatgaaataatctcaaaatttatgtggatgacttctTTATTtctgagagcatctccaaccaaaTACCAAAATCCCAAAATAATGTGATTATGGTGCAAAGACTACTACAATCCAACTACAAAATGGTGTAAACATACGTCAAATTAACAATGTGACATTAAATTTAATGTCAAATGTTTATTGAACGTGATTTCTATTGTTTAGTTGTCACACAAATAAGAACATGCATAAACCTCTATGTTGCTATGTTGCTGATAGACtgatttttattgtttagttGTCAGACATAAGTACATGCATAAAATCTCTATAATCTATATTGCTCGAAATTCTACTATTTAGTGACAAATCTGTAACTTTATATTAAAAACCATGACAATTTCCGTAATAGTATAGTAATATCGTGTTTTCATGGTCTTCCGAGGATAATTATCCTCATTACACCACAAGAAAATGCACAAAGAATAAACGAGTTACAAGACTGGAGTTCAGAAGAGCTTAAGGTCTCAATGCAAACAACAGCAGGTACATTGTACAATCAGCAATTTAGATCACATGGTaattattctaaatttaaatcatacaGATCGTCAAGGAGTTTGCTGCCATCCTTACTTGGAATTAATATTGATGAATCAACGTGCCATGACTCGTCCGTTGATGCTGTGCTCCTTGCTCCCAGACTTTCCGGAGAGGATTGTGTTCGACTGTCGCGGTGTGAAGGCTTTGTAAAGACTTTAAGCTTCACATTGTCATTTGTTGTGGTGTGCGTGGTAGTGCAGGGTGTTTTAACTTTCTTCTTTCCTTCCAACATAGTTACAACGGCAGACATTGATGGCCTAAGGGTAGGAGATGAATTACAGCATAGCAGAGCTATATTTAACATACTTTTCGCCTCTTTTTTGGAGTAATCTGTGCCAACAATCGGGTCTACAATTTCCAGAAGATTTCCCTGTTCTTGAAGGATGTAGGCCTTCAAAACAGTTAAAGTCAGAAGGGGTGAAATAGACAACATTCAGTGCTTTACACGTGCTAATGTGTACCCAAGTtgcaattattttttcaaacatACTGTGCAATTATATATGCAACCTCGTTTGCAACTCCAGTTACCTGGAAATCAACTTTTTTCAACCAGACCgtatttctgaaaataagtttgaaaatatgggtatttttgcaaatttcccTCTGATTTGATGCATGAGTAACTACTCTGGAACCATTCACTGGCTGCTAATCTTATATTTAGCGAGAATACTTTATACTCCAGGGCTTTGAAAGACACAATTTTATCAGAAAGTTGCATGAGAGGCTGCTGCCTGGATTTGTGTGTGTGATGCGCATGTTTAACACAAAAGCACAGCAATATAGGGGGAAAAATGCAGAAGTCAATGAAGCGCGATGTTACCCAGTCAATAAGGTGTTCAAAATTCTCTTGTGGCATGTAACCTGTGTTGCTTCTCCCACTAACAATCTCTAGCGCTACAATCCCAAAGCTGTACACATCTGCTTTGTCAGTCAAATGTCCCCGCATTGCATATTCTGGAGCTATATACCCACTGGTAATAAAAAATGCAAAAAATAATTTGGTGAGTTTAGTATGTTATCTCTACCCAGACCTGTTCCAACTTAACACAGAGGAAGCGTACTTTGAGTTACAGCCTTACAGGCTTACATTAATCACTAAATAAAGAAGCATGAACAACTGAAAGAGATCATATTTAGGATCTTCTACTAATTTTTTAAGGCCAATGTGATAGGAAACTGATAAAACTGAATTTCTTTTGGAGAAGAATCTCCTTAATGACCTTTTGTTCTGATATATACACAAAGACATTTGCAAAAGCCTCGAATATTCAGACAAATCAAAGGGAGGACCTCTTTAATATCTGATCACCATGCTTAAGTAACCACTAATGGAGTTTAGCATTCAAAATTATCACATTTACGaatacaaaaaattagaaaGGCTCACGCTGTTCCTGCAACTCTTGTGCTGATATGAGTGTTCTCTTCTTCATTAAGCTTGGCCAAACCAAAGTCTGAGATCTTTGCGTTAAGATCTTTATCAAGCAATACATTGGTAGCCTTTATGTCTCTATGAACTATTTTTAACCTTGATTCCTCATGAAGATGAGACAAGCCTCTTGCTATACCCAATATGATCTTCTTTCTCGTCATCCAGGTGAGGTTTAATTGGTGTCCTTCACGACCTAAAAGATGAAGGAAGAAGTTAGAGAGAGACAGATAGAAGGTGAGAACCAAAAAAACACACGAGGTGATAGTAATAACAAAACACAAAGATTAGACTTCGTTAAATACCAAAAAGGGCTCGAGCAAGACTATTGTTTTCCAAGTACTCATATATTAGCAACAACTGATTTCCTTCAATACAACATCCATAAAGCTTCACGAGATTCGGGTGTTgtaaagcagatatcaggcctatCTCATTGATAAATTCTCGGTTTCCCTGCCTAGATGTAGAGGAGAGCTGTTTAACAgcaatctctagaccatctggTAGTACACCCTATACGCAAAGCCATAAATCTAGCAGTtgttaaattagaattaaaaaaaaaaaaaaaaaactcatttcAGAGTTATTCAGTCTgtaagtttatatttttttagccAGTATGCTAGCCTGCAGGCACAACTTGAATATATGCGCACAAAGGTCTCTTTAGCCTATAAGAATTGGGGACTATGACAATTATATTGCAGCATATTTCGTCTTTGGGACATATGTTTAGTTACAATAGAAGAATGCAGTCATATTATTCAAGCATGGACATCTTCAGGTGCAATGCAAGAACAGCTTGCCTATCCAagaaataattacaaattttttaaCCTGCTTTCATGCATATTCATTTGTTTAGTACTTGAAGCAAACTGTTTACCGATGTCCTTCTAAATTATGTGTCAAGGAAACAAAGATAAACTCGATTTAAAAGCAAATTACCTTGTAAACTGGTCCAAATCCTCCTTCACCAATCATATTTGCGCGGTCAAAGTTATTAGTTGCAGCTCTGATGTGTCTCAAACTAAAATAATCTGTCTGTTGTTCAATTGCTCCACGCAGTTCTGAAAACATATAAGAATTAGGTTTTCCAGGACTGCTCaagattctttttatatttaacaggatcacaatatatatagagaaaaaCTTTTCGTCCAAAAAATTATAGGTCTCGaagatatgaaaaatattattctgcAATTTGTTAATATTCATCAGCAGTATCCAGATAACTCTCTTTTTGGAAACCATGTATCATAGATGCAAATGTTCATCTGAGGCATCTTATAATAATTCATTATGCTAAATTTCATCGTTTTATATTCGTTAGGAGACTGAGTAGGTATATTTCTGTGATTCTATTCTGCAGTTGCATCATCAAGCACCTAATGCTCTGTTCTAACAGTCAGATGTTAACATCGAACATAATTAAATTCAATGACcataaaattttatgtacatCATACCTAGTTATCGTACATATATACCTCCTTACATGCATTAGTTATAACAATACTTGACGAGTGGCGAGCCAGAAAATTagtgttgcaacttgcaagggccaaatataattataaaaaaaaggtaTTCTTTTAAAGTTTTTGATAGTTCTACTGTGGCTGTAAGCTTTTATTTGTTGATGTCTTTGACATCATCAAGACAAGCAACCTAGTTTCTATGTAACACACAGATCAAAGAAGTGACGGTCTTTATCCAAGAGAGTTGCATATACATGTTAGTTAGACATGTAAAATTCTCCAGAATACAATACAagaatttataaaacaaatgaTAATCTTAGATTCACATGCGTGTTTAATATTGGGATGAGATAACCCACCTTTGTCTAAAACGTCTGTCTTTCCTAGCAAACCACTGATCCAGAGTACAACTAATATCAAGGCAAGGCTCAAAAGTGAAATAACCACAATGCCAGCAATAGCTTGTGTTGATAGTCCTCTGGTTTTGAAATTAAATTCTATTGAGATAAGGAATTTTAGTTACAGATTAGGTACCaagaagtcaagaacataagtagAAATTCTAAAAATACAGGATAAACTCACTTGGCGTTACTGAAATTGCTGATATAAGAGGCCCATATACACCTCTATCAGGAACTGCAGTAGTCCCCTTTCCAGCCCAGTACAAGTGAATCTCTAAAGTGCTACCAGAAACATTGACATCGTGCTCCAAGGTGATTCCCTTTCCAAATCCTCCAGATCTCTCTGCAATGTTAAAGTCTTTCCAAACAACATTTCCCTGTAGAGAAACAACATAAACTTATGCGGAAAGCTACAGCAGCCTACTTTTAAGGCCTAAGAAAGAAATTATAGCTGGATTCGATAAACTTTAAAATCTGGAGTAAATTAATCTATAATAACATATTAAGATTTCTTACTCACTTGGATAGATATATCAAAAATGCGCTTTCCAATACTGTTAAAGGTTGCATCATTAGAAAACTGTATTTCGGCAAAGTGGAGACGGACTTTATAGGCACCCTTTCGCAAGCAAAGACCATAGTACTTGAGTGAAGAAGGGGATAGGCGAGCTGTTTGATAGTATTTTTCTCCAGTCACATTGGTATTACTAGCAACATAGTTGGATCTGTCATTATACATGAAAACACCTGTACTGCTATAAGCCCATCGATCTGTAggataataaaaataagatgCTCCTTCCGTTACCAAGTCCTCTTTATACTCCTTGCCCCCGGCCTCTATTTTGGGACCTCCACAATTAATAAACAGTGAATAATCTGcaatatgaataaatattttcatgCTGTAGTTGACTACGTGTTAATGGGTACTCTGGCACTGGCACCATATAGGTGGAGAAATTATACATGTTAAATTACTGACATTTGGTATTCCCGGGGCAAGGGAGGTCTTCCTTCAAGCACCACAAAGTTCtgaaattgattaaaaaaatattagttggCATACTGCAGATGAATCTTAAGCATTGCAAAACTAAAACATGTGATGTTAGTAGGAAGAATTACGCATTGCTGGTTGAAGATAATTGGCTAGCAACCAAGTTcctgcaaaaaataaaatttgttgaaactAATGTGATCATGAACAAATAAAGACATCCTGACATCAATAGGCTTACACTCTAGATTTCTGGCATCTATCTTCACTTGTTGGCACAGTAAAATTGTTGTAAGATACATCACTGCAATGAATAGAAGATTAACAATCAAGAAAACAGTCCACATCCTTTTGTGAAACGAAAGTGCAAACTCGATCACAAAACAATGGTAGCAACATTAACAGAAACTCAGAAAGCATACTGACAAATTTCTTGTGCTGTCAGATATCCAGCTTGGTATCACCCCATTTAGTAAGTTGTTATTCAGATACCTATATCAAAATATGCTTTTAACAAATTGAGTATAATATAGAGAGTTAATTACAATGAAACATATATGTTTTAGAAGGAATAAGTAGTAGCGGCTAAAAGAAAATACAGCAGTGAATTTTAtggtttcaaattaatttttacttctTGCATCAGAGGTACTTTTAGACTATAATGAAGAAATTGTACTAGCTACGCACAAAAAGTTTAGACTGGACTCCAACGGCTGAATTGAATCTGGGATGTGTCCAGATAGCCTGTTAAAACTCAAATCTCTGCAAAGAAACAAAGCTTATATGacgcaaattaaaaaaaatgcaatAATATAATGAATAAAAACTTCATGCATCATGCTGCAGGTAGGAGctcaccacaacaatcatcaATATAAAATTGGTGGATCACTTTCAAAAGTTTTGTCCATTTTCTACATTACTATAGATCAGAAGATTTCTGATGTCTTTGAGAGTCGTTATAAAAGAGTAAAAATAGTGAATGATACTAATATGAAAGAATAGTTTTACAGATCAACGTACAGTGTATTTAAACTTCTCATCACAGCAATGTATTCTGGAATTGAATCCTTAATCAAGCATCTCCGGAGTATCctgcttaaaaaaaaattgtaaacagATATTTCATTAGCAGAGCAGAACCTCCAATTAAAAACATAATGCATTTGGACTTAATAAATTCCCATGATCAACTCACAAGTATGTCATATTGGTCATATACCGCAAATCTGGGAAACTTGAAACAGATACACTCAAATCAGATATCCTCCTGCATATAGGAATCACAGTAAATGACTTATCCATTCAGATGTGCATATGACTTCATTCATAATCATTCATAATTACTAGACCGATCAGGTTGTGCTTACAACTCCTGTAGGTTTTTTAAAAAGGAGATACTTGAAGGAATAGGACCTGTCATAGATGTACCTTGCAGATTCCTGCAACAAATTAACGGAGCTTACTCAAATGGTAGGCATGCAGGCAAAGctttaaaatatatgtactatcaatataaatttatatgtacTTACAATATCGTTAATTTAGTCCAGTTCCCGATAAAATCAGGTATCTTTCCAGACAATCTACTCCCATCTATCCTACTGTAATCAacatatattattaagacactattcaatatatatttctaacaaataatattaactaTGGCTTACAAGTCTGATAGATTCTTTAGAGTATGAAATGACTCCGGTATGTTTCCAGTGAAGTTATTAGAAGAAAGCAGGCTGCATAAAAATGTAAAGTAAGACGATACGTATTAATCTTAGCTGTAACTCGAATTGTAAAAGCATATCTAAGAGACAGGAGCTAAGACGCATGAAGTTCGAATAATAAATATCTAggagaagaaaaaggaaaaaataatAAGCAAATTGAGATACTAAAAAGGATTAGTGTTCATCTGCGAGTTTGACTTGAACAGCTAACAGCTTGCAGCATTCTCTTGGAAAGTACTACTATCATTTCTTTCACTAGACTCAATTTTCTTCTGTTTACATAATTTTGTATCATCCACTTTGTATATCTAAATGTCTGGGAACATTACACAGATTCTCTATTTGAGAGCAGTTTTATATGTTATGGTTATTATAAAAGATCAATCAACTTTTTAGTGGTAAGGTTTACTAGGAGAACAAATGAACTCTTAAAAGTCCTCATGCGAAGTAGACTGGACCATTCCAGGGATTTCATTTCTTAATCCCAGAAGTTTTTGATCGGCGTATTTGTCTTGATCTTTCAGATTGAGTCCTTAAATCAGAAGAGAGAGCACCTATGTGGCACATGTCTTCTTAATTTCTTAACTATATATGTAGCCTAGCAGCAGACCAGAATGAAATAAATTAGTTGAAATTCCAGAGATTACATAACAGAAAGACTCGTAACTTACAGTCTTCTCAAGTTCCTCAAACTTCCAAGCTCTGTCGGTAGAGTTCCTCCTAGCTGATTATCTTCCAAGATCCTGCATATTAGGCTCACATCAAGCTCAAAAAGTTGTAGTTAAATGTAGAATTATATGCAGATATAAGGGTGTGCATATATACACAGAATTATCTACTCACAGCTCTTCAAGTGTTGATATGTTAGCTATTTCCCTTGGTATCGAACCACTAATACGGTTATCCACAAGGCTTCTGCAGTATATTTTCCAAGTTAACATATATCTGTTATCCTTATAAACCAATGTTATTGAGACATTTAACAAACTATATCTCCCTAACACTA
Coding sequences:
- the LOC108222931 gene encoding probable LRR receptor-like serine/threonine-protein kinase At1g53440 isoform X1, with protein sequence MNTLMGHRFHSVKHSFFLLVCFLWINHMRLEAKLLPPEEVQTLEAIAMKLKIKHWDVKRSSCSGGGGLSVVFDIPQPVSNVTCDCTFSNNSVCHVTHIQLKRLNLTGELPSEFSKLVFLQELELAQNYIHGTIPISFGHLPLITLSLVDNRISGSIPREIANISTLEELILEDNQLGGTLPTELGSLRNLRRLLLSSNNFTGNIPESFHTLKNLSDFRIDGSRLSGKIPDFIGNWTKLTILNLQGTSMTGPIPSSISFLKNLQELRISDLSVSVSSFPDLRYMTNMTYFRILRRCLIKDSIPEYIAVMRSLNTLDLSFNRLSGHIPDSIQPLESSLNFLYLNNNLLNGVIPSWISDSTRNFDVSYNNFTVPTSEDRCQKSRVNLVASQLSSTSNATLWCLKEDLPCPGNTKYYSLFINCGGPKIEAGGKEYKEDLVTEGASYFYYPTDRWAYSSTGVFMYNDRSNYVASNTNVTGEKYYQTARLSPSSLKYYGLCLRKGAYKVRLHFAEIQFSNDATFNSIGKRIFDISIQGNVVWKDFNIAERSGGFGKGITLEHDVNVSGSTLEIHLYWAGKGTTAVPDRGVYGPLISAISVTPKFNFKTRGLSTQAIAGIVVISLLSLALILVVLWISGLLGKTDVLDKELRGAIEQQTDYFSLRHIRAATNNFDRANMIGEGGFGPVYKGVLPDGLEIAVKQLSSTSRQGNREFINEIGLISALQHPNLVKLYGCCIEGNQLLLIYEYLENNSLARALFGREGHQLNLTWMTRKKIILGIARGLSHLHEESRLKIVHRDIKATNVLLDKDLNAKISDFGLAKLNEEENTHISTRVAGTAGYIAPEYAMRGHLTDKADVYSFGIVALEIVSGRSNTGYMPQENFEHLIDWAYILQEQGNLLEIVDPIVGTDYSKKEAKSMLNIALLCCNSSPTLRPSMSAVVTMLEGKKKVKTPCTTTHTTTNDNVKLKVFTKPSHRDSRTQSSPESLGARSTASTDESWHVDSSILIPSKDGSKLLDDLYDLNLE
- the LOC108222931 gene encoding probable LRR receptor-like serine/threonine-protein kinase At1g53440 isoform X2 translates to MNTLMGHRFHSVKHSFFLLVCFLWINHMRLEAKLLPPEEVQTLEAIAMKLKIKHWDVKRSSCSGGGGLSVVFDIPQPVSNVTCDCTFSNNSVCHVTHIQLKRLNLTGELPSEFSKLVFLQELELAQNYIHGTIPISFGHLPLITLSLVDNRISGSIPREIANISTLEELILEDNQLGGTLPTELGSLRNLRRLLLSSNNFTGNIPESFHTLKNLSDFRIDGSRLSGKIPDFIGNWTKLTILNLQGTSMTGPIPSSISFLKNLQELRISDLSVSVSSFPDLRYMTNMTYLILRRCLIKDSIPEYIAVMRSLNTLDLSFNRLSGHIPDSIQPLESSLNFLYLNNNLLNGVIPSWISDSTRNFDVSYNNFTVPTSEDRCQKSRVNLVASQLSSTSNATLWCLKEDLPCPGNTKYYSLFINCGGPKIEAGGKEYKEDLVTEGASYFYYPTDRWAYSSTGVFMYNDRSNYVASNTNVTGEKYYQTARLSPSSLKYYGLCLRKGAYKVRLHFAEIQFSNDATFNSIGKRIFDISIQGNVVWKDFNIAERSGGFGKGITLEHDVNVSGSTLEIHLYWAGKGTTAVPDRGVYGPLISAISVTPKFNFKTRGLSTQAIAGIVVISLLSLALILVVLWISGLLGKTDVLDKELRGAIEQQTDYFSLRHIRAATNNFDRANMIGEGGFGPVYKGVLPDGLEIAVKQLSSTSRQGNREFINEIGLISALQHPNLVKLYGCCIEGNQLLLIYEYLENNSLARALFGREGHQLNLTWMTRKKIILGIARGLSHLHEESRLKIVHRDIKATNVLLDKDLNAKISDFGLAKLNEEENTHISTRVAGTAGYIAPEYAMRGHLTDKADVYSFGIVALEIVSGRSNTGYMPQENFEHLIDWAYILQEQGNLLEIVDPIVGTDYSKKEAKSMLNIALLCCNSSPTLRPSMSAVVTMLEGKKKVKTPCTTTHTTTNDNVKLKVFTKPSHRDSRTQSSPESLGARSTASTDESWHVDSSILIPSKDGSKLLDDLYDLNLE